AGCGCCGATGTCCGGGCCCGGCGGCTCGGCACCGGCGCCCGCAACACCCGGGCCCATGGCCTCCGGAAGCGACCGGGCCGCCATGGCCAAGCCTGCGACACCCCCACCCGGCACGCCGTCCGCCCCCGGCGCGACGCCCGCACCCGGCACGTCACCCGCTCCCGGCACCGCTTCCTCCCCCGGAACGGCGACGCCCCCGTCCGCGGCACCCCCGGCAGGAACACCCACCGCCCACGCGCCGGACGAGGACGCCACCATGACGCTGCGCGCCGTCGGCGCGGGCTCGGGCGGCTCGGGCGGCTCGGCGCCGACTGAGGCGACGGAGGCGACCTCCGTGCTGCCCACTCCCCTGGCACCCTCGACCGACGCGCCCAGCGCGCACGACCTGCGCCTGTTCGAGACGGGGGCGTCGCCCGCCGCGCCGCCGGAGCCCGCCGCGGAAGGCACCTCCGGCGGACGTCCGCCGCGCAGGCGCCGTCGGGGCGTACTGCTCAGCGCCGCCGGGGCACTCGTGGTCGTGGTGGGCGCGGCCGGGTTCGCGAGCGGACTGTTCTCCTACGAGACGCCCTCGCGGGACGGGGCGTCGCCGGACGAGGTCCGCGCGAGCGTGCCGGCCCCGTCCACCGACGCGGCGTCCACGGCACCCGTGCCGAGCCCCACGTCCGCCCGGCCGACCTCCCCGTCGCCGTCCCCGTCCGCCTCCGCGTCCCCCAGCGCGAGTCCGTCGGCCTCACCGTCCCCGTCGGCGTCGAGCGCC
This region of Streptomyces ambofaciens ATCC 23877 genomic DNA includes:
- a CDS encoding peptidoglycan-binding protein — protein: MEQQEEPPQEPREQATGHSCPECGTPRRADNTPSCACGTRASDALRATRTAQAAAAEDFDPLRIRPYVDLDGQGEPPAPGPGSAAAAAPAPGGGAAPMSGPGGSAPAPATPGPMASGSDRAAMAKPATPPPGTPSAPGATPAPGTSPAPGTASSPGTATPPSAAPPAGTPTAHAPDEDATMTLRAVGAGSGGSGGSAPTEATEATSVLPTPLAPSTDAPSAHDLRLFETGASPAAPPEPAAEGTSGGRPPRRRRRGVLLSAAGALVVVVGAAGFASGLFSYETPSRDGASPDEVRASVPAPSTDAASTAPVPSPTSARPTSPSPSPSASASPSASPSASPSPSASSASPTPSPSAEPTQTTTTAPAEDPTRESDDDDRDRDGGSALHRGDRGPEVTELQQRLTQLYLYTGEIHGTYDHRVEDAVRTFQWARGIRSDELGVYGQDTRRQLESETREP